GGGCCCATTTGTTCTCCGTGTGAAAATCcgtccacttttttcttttaagaaatacatcTCTCTGGAAAGGAATACACTCAGTTCTTCTCCTCTCCCTGACTCTGCCCCCTAAAAGGGGGCTCTCCCCGCCTCTACCTCTGGTCCAGAGGAGTTGGTGAGGACAATGGAGAGGATGAACAGGAAGAATTAGCATGAACTAGGCTGGGGTGATAAAGAATCCTGGAAGtgggtagtggtgatggttgcacaaccatgTGAATGGACTTCAGTGGCTGACCTGCACACccagaaatggttaaaatggtaaattttgtgttgcatatctattttaccacaataaaaaaagaaaagagaatcctcTTGCGCTGTTGGGTAGGAATGCCAATTGGTGTTTTCACTATGGAacatagtatggagattcctcagaaaatgaaaaagagaattccacttctgggtatttatccaaagaatacaaaaacacactaattcaaaaagatatatgcatccctatgtttattgcagcattatttacagtaggcAAGATGTGGAAAcgacccaagtgcccatcaacagatgaatggataaagaagatgtgatacgtgtacacacacacacacacacacacacacacacacacacacaatggaatattactcagccataaaaaagatgaatttttccatttgctACACCATACATGTACAACCCCATtgagggtattgtgctaagtcagatggagaaagacaaataccttatgacttcactcatatgtggaatgtaaaatacaaacaaacaaaataagtgaGCAgagcaaaccaaacaaaatacGTAGATGCAAAGAACAGAGTTGGGTGTTggggggaaggagaaatggataAAGGAGGTCagctgtatggtgacagatggaaaatgaatttttggtggtgagcacactgtagCATATATAGAAGCTGAAATATaatgctgtgcacctgaaacacATAGTGTTAGAAACCAAGGTTTCTTCAATacgagaaaggaagaaagagggaagggagggagggagggaggatgaaaggaaagaaggaagagagggagggagggaggattaGTATGAACTGAGTACAGACCCTTGCCGGGCCCTTTGCTCTCAGCACTTTGTGTGTATAGTGTGTTTTAACTACCCGCCCCCCTTCCCCTATAATCCCAGGAGGTGGCTACTTACTCAGCACCACTGCCGTTTTGAAGAAGAGGCATCTGAGGCtcataaaagttaaataacttgcttgcACTGCTGCTGGAAGCGATGGTCCCAGGATTCGACCCCTCAACTCTTGCTGGAGATGATAAACCTAAGAGGCTCTTTTCCTTTGGGCCTGAATTCTGTAACACGCACACAcagcttttaattatttaagctGAGAGCAGGCAGAACTCCAGCAGAACCCCTGAGTGACAGCTAATTGTCTCCAGAAAAACCCAGCACTGCCTTTCTCCCATAACCGTCTGCAGCACACTTCTGCCTCTCGTCTGGGATCTCATTTGCCTCTTTCTCATCATTGCAACAGTGACCAATAGGAACTTGGAGAGTCTTCATAACTTTTGGCCCAGGTTTGAGTGTGACTGGAAAGAAAAGTAACACAAAGCCTGCAGCTTGAGGGGAAAGATCTTTCTTCGTCTCAGAGTAGGATTATTTGGAGAATTGGAAACTATTTATAtcaggaaagcagaggaaatcGTGTGTTTCATAGCACatgggttttttaaaagatttttactgaagtgtagttgatttatgatgttgtattagtttcaggtgtactagcaaagtgattcagttatatatatacatatatctcctttttcagattcttttctattataggttattataagatgttaactgtagttccctgtgctatacagtaggaccttgttgcttatctgttttatatatagtagtgtgtatatgctaatcccaaactcctaatttatctctccccagccccacttttccttttgataaccataagatagttttctatgtttgtgagtttgtgtctgttttttaagttcatttgtatcatttttaagattctgcctataagtgataccatatgacatttgttctctgacttacttcacttagtatgatcatctctggatccatctgtgttgctgcaaatggcattatttcatttgttttcatggctgagtaatattccattatgtatatatcccacatcttctttatccagtcctctgtcaacagacacaggttgcttccagtgtctggctattgtaaatagcataGCACATgaattttgaaggagaaacatcTGGGTTCTAGTTCTGACTCCTCTGTGTGGTTCTTATGTGCACTGAGACATTAATTCACCTCTGAAGCAATTTGCTCGActgaaaaacaggaataataaacTAACCAGAACACCTACCTTACTAGGGTGTGtgaacacacagatttttttcattgagttgtgtgtatttattgagtgctgactATGGGCCAGACACCATCCTACGCTGGAGATCGTGATGAACAGAGCAGGTGCACTTCTAGTGATGAGGGACGAGGGAAGGCTTAGCCCAGCCCAGGACACAGGGCCCGCTGCCGCTGCTCTGCCTCACGTCTACACACTGGCCTGCTGTGGACCCACTAAAACCTCCTCACTGCTTCCGAGGTTGAAGGAACACAGGGGGTGGCCACAGGCTTGCTCACTTTGGCTGCATGAAGATTATTCTTCCAGCTGGGTCACAGCGGTGGGGAGTTTGTGGCTCTTCTGTAAAGGAGAGGAGTCTCCCACTTTCAACGAGGAGGGGCTGCTCTGGTTTCCAGGCCAGCCTGGACCTGAGCACGGTTTCTAGGTGTGTCCTGCTGACTGGGAAGCCCCTTGCCAGAGTGTCTGGAGTGCAGCTCATTAGTACATGTGGAGAGGAGGTACTGGCAAGCTGAGGGCTGGGACGGGTACCAGACCTCCATCCGAGGGTCCAGAGGAAATGCCCGCCGATCACCTAGCAGGTCTTGTTAGGGGGCTGCCGGGCAGAGTAGTTAGGGGCgcagctctggagtcagaccacTGGGCCCAAGTGAGGCACGGCTCCTTACCTCCTAACCCTGTGACCCTGGTCAGGGGATACAGCTTCTCCAGGCTTCCTTTCCTCACCTTAAAAAGAAGGCAGTTACAGTATGTATCTGATGGAGttgccaggaggcagggagatgtGATAAAGACGTGTAGGTATGTCTCGAACACCCCCAGGGTATCAGCTTTTGTCATAAGTGCTTGATAATCATTCACTCATTTCATGCTCACAACAGCTCAGTGAGGTGGGGACTAAtaccatccccatttcacagatgaggaagttgcagaacagagaggtTGACCACTTCCCAGAGGGCACACAGCCAGTTAGTTGAGGAGATGGGGTTTGAAcctagtctggctccagagtccatgatTTTAGCCTGTGCTGTGCTGAATCTGTCTTGAAAACGTGGCAAAGGGCCTGGGATAAAATGAGGATTTTGCTGACATAATGAACCCCAGGCACACACTAACCAGTGTTCCTCATGTGTGTTATATTATCAATTTCCAGAGAAATACTGATGTCCGCCACAGGAACTATCACTCCAGTTCTCTCGATATTATATTCCCCggggcttttttttaaacaacttaattgagatataattgacgtaaCAGAATGTGCCCACTttgtacaattcagtgagttttagtAAACATATCAatttgtgcagccatcaccatatCCAGTTTTAGAGCATTCCCATCAGCCCAGCACGATCCCTGGTGCCCATCCCCAGTgagtccccatccccacccccagccccaggcaaccgttcattgactttctgtctctataaatttgcctctcCTGGACATTGCGTATCAATGGAAACACATACTATGTAGTCTTCTGTGTccggcttattttgcttagcttAATGTTTTTGCagttcatccatgtcatagcatGCATCAGTGCTTTCTGTGGCCAAATGACATTCCATTGGATGGCCATcccacattttgtgtatccattcacccatcagtggacatttgtgTGGTTTCCACTCTTCGGCTGTTGTGCATCGTGCTGCTACAAAGACCATTGGCGTGCACGTCCTGGGACTGATTTTGAGGCAGATGGGTGAGCCAGCTTCATaacctctctcctcttctctctcctctggggTTTCTCAGAACCAGGCAGCGGGCAGGTGTTTGTGACGTCGGAGAACCAGCTCGTGTACTACCCCAGCATCACCTACGCCATCATCGGCAGCTCCGTCATCTTCGTGCTGGTGGTGGCCCTGCTGGCGCTGGTCCTGCACCACCAGCGGAAGCGGAACAACCTCATGACGCTGCCAGTGCACCGACTGCAGCACCCTGTGCTGCTGTCTCGCCTGGTGGTCCTGGACCACCCCCACCGCTGCAATGTCACCTACAACGTCAACAACGGCATCCAGTACGTAGCCAGCCAGGCCGAGCAGAACGCGTCGGAAGTGGGCTCCCCGCCCTCCTACTCAGAGGCCCTGCTGGACCAAAGGTGCGTGCCGGATGGGAGAGACGGCGAGGGGAGGGCATCCCATGcaggagtggagtatgcaagtgtGCACACACCTGGGCTCCTGGTCTTACCAAGAGCCTAACTTCAGCTGCTGaaggcagcagcagcatctgaccTTTACTGAGTCCTTGCAGAACGATTCACATGTATCATCTTAACTTAATCCTCTCAGTGGCTCAGTGAGGGAGttcctctctttgcctcagttttacagatgaggaaactgaggttcttcATCTGAGAACGTACAGATAGATTCCTGGCCAGCTCAgagccctgctcctccctggtAACACCTCACAGACACATATTCAGGCCCCTGGCCAGCTCTGGGGCCTCGCCTGCTGCTGCAGAGTAGTGCCCGGTACACAGGAGAGATTTGGTTCccatttgaatgaatgaatggatgggtgagtgAGTGAAAAGTTCCTTAACTTTGCTTGGCTTCATCTAGAAAATAAGGGGGGTGGGTGTGGAACAGAGCACTCTCAAGCTTTGTCAAGCAGTAGAACCCTCATTACAGGAGGAGCTGTACAAGAACCCCAACATACAAAGTCAAAAAACAGGGTTCTATAGTTGAAGAAGGTTGTGGACCTCAGTCCTGCCAGCTCAGCCTTCCTCTCTGCTTTGGTGACCTCCAGGGCATCCCAGAGAACCCACTCGGAAGTCCCAGGACTAGAGCCACCTAAGTCCCCTCTGGTGCTCAGGgtcccctgccctgccagccccctgccccacatCCCTCTTCCGCTGAGCCCTGGACTCACCTGTGTGGCAGGAGGCATTTTGCAGGTGGTGTTCACAGGCTAACAGGGCtcctccttcaaccctttccAGTGGCAGCTCTTGTGtgatttaatcttcatttttaccTGCTCATGAGAGGTAAACAAAGCTCCAGGGGGCGGTGCTTAAGGACGTCTTCCCAAATAAGTGTAAGAACACAAGACCTCACAGTGTACAGCAAGGGGAACATTGGTGAATCTAGAGACAGAACgtccaggttcaaatcccaacaCTGCTTCTTACTAGTTGTTCGTGATCCTGGGCAAGCCCTTTCAAGccccctggcctcagtttcctccccagTAGGGCTCCCTCCTAGCATGAAATAAGGTAATGGGTGTGACGTAggtggcacagtgcctggctcgcAGTACGCCTTAGCAAATGAGAGTTGGAAAGTAAAATGTCTTTTAGGTTCTTTCACTGTGAGCAAGGTCATTATTCCTCCCTCTACAGACAGGGAGACTGAGGGTTCAAGAGAATGTCCTCTCACTTACCCAAGTCCTCTAGCCAGGCAGGGCAGGCTTTCAGAAGGAATCCCTGATTCTGTGGACTGTCAGAGGAGCCATCGAAACGCCAGGCTGGCCGCATCCCTGTCAAGCCACTCAGGATGAGCTGAGGACGGGCTTGGTACCTCCAGCTGAGCCCACCCGAAGCATGTGGTTTTGGCGCTGCCCAGTGGGCACAAGCCAGCCAGGGCACACTGACTTTTTTTCCATTCCCTTTGTCTTGTTGCAAGCCAGTGGTTTTCGTAGACCTTGGATTGCCTCTCTCCTCGGAGGGAAAATCTCATTCCTGACGTCAGCAGACTTTCAGAAACAGGCAGCAGTTGGCATTGCCTGCAGTGCCTGGGCTTCTAACgtgttctcttccctctcctctcccaccccgcCCCGTCCTGCCTTCTGCTTCACAGACCCGCGTGGTACGACCTCCCTCCGCCGCCCTACTCTTCGGACACCGAGTCCCTGAACCAAGCCGACCTGCCCCCTTACCGCTCCCGGTCCGGCAGTGCCGACAGCGCcagctcccaggcagccagcagcctCCTGAGTGTGGAAGACACCCGCCACAGCCCGGGACAGCCCGGCCCGCCGGGGGGCACCACTGAGCCCAGGGACTCCGTGCCCAGCCAGGGCACCGAAGAAGTATAAAGCCCAGTTATTCCAAAGTCCACGTGGGTTAATCTGCTCTGACTTGTTACCACCCTAACAACCTGTGCTCGTGGGAAGCTTCTCAGGGTGCCTCAAGGAGCGATTTAGGGTGTCAGctgtctctcctttcctctcgCCCCCCTCAATTTCAGGGATGTTTTCTGGAGAGCGACCTGGCATTGTTCTGGCCTCTTGGTTGCCAGGATGTATGGTGCATCTTTTCTGGGCACGCTTCCTCTGGGGCCCAGGATCACAGCCTCACTCTCCACATCATTCTTATGTTACTGTCGGAATCTTGCTGTGTAGGTGGCGTAAATTTGCAAGTGGCAGGCTAGCGCTATATTAAGGTAGTCCTTGAGAAAGCAGTGTTTGTGCCATATTGGGTGTTTAGAAGGACAGAGGACACTGGACCACATTCTCTGTGGGCTGCTACCTGATATCTCCGTTTGGGGATTTGGGTTGGATGATCCTACCAGGAGGCTGTCATTGGATGGCCACCCTGGCAAGAATCCAGCGGGAGCATCAAAACCCACCTTGCACTGGGATATACATTTGCTCTTGGGTCAGCAGAGGCAGGGGCCAAAGAAAACTGTTGCCCTGGGTAATGCCCTTCAGAAGTCAGcagtgtcattttggttttctgaaTGACTCTGAAACCATCTACTCTGAAGAGattccagcttttaaaatttccctgaGAATCCTCATTTTGAGAGCTTTCTCCAGCATCATGTATCAGCCTCATCCCAGAATAAGGCAGGGAGCCCTCGTCATGAGTTTATTCGAGTTCTCAGCTCCTAAAATGCGGCCTGCCAAGAGCATGGGTCTCCTTTGGTCCTCAGTCCTGTCCTTGGTTTCTGGACTGTCACCCTCCCACTTGTGACCTGCCTGTAGCCAAGGGATGAGGACTAAACCTGAGTTGGCCAGACGTCTGATCTGGGCTGTTTGTCCCCGTAAACCACGCCAGCCTGCCTCGCCCATTCTTGCAGCTTCAGCTGTCACCTCCTAAGTCTCCCTAAGGCTCAGAAGCCGTTTTTCCTGTGCATTTGGCCCTGGGGACACTGTGGTTCCTAACGCACGTGAGAACCTGAGTCAGGACCTTCCACAAGAGCTCTCACTTCCTGGGCTGCCCTCATCCCCACTTCCTAAGGCCCAGCACCCCGACTTAGAACTAGGGTTAGAGTCAGAGTGACGATCAGGCCTCTCAAAACATCCCATAGTTTCTCCTCTGAGAGACACAGACAATAAACAGTTTGGAGTCAAGATTTGCCATtcggacttttttttttttaatctcttagaaatgcatttgaaacagtgtgtttgttttttcccttctagtTAAGGGACTATTTATATGTGTATAGGAAagctgtctttttttgtttgtttttccattagcAAGGTCCAAACAAAGATACAGAAGGAGATCACGCCTTTGTCCCGCTGAGCGCTGACAACAGGTTCCCCCAGACGGACCTGTGTGTCAGGCATCTGTGTGTTGTTGCACTTTGAGTTATTATTTATCGAGTTCTTGAGGGCTGCAGAAAGAGGGGCGCCCTTCTCCCTCGGTTCACAGACTCTGTGTTTACGCtagctttcctctttctctgtgccCTGCCAGCCACAGCACCCCCTCGGGAAGTCATGGGTAGAAATGTAGGCGTTATTTGGCAAGAAGCCACACTTGACTCCCGGCGGGGACAAAACTGGAACCAGGTGGAGCCACTCCGGGCCGCTGTCACCCATGCAGGGCTGCCTTCCACGTGTCCAGTAACCCCTCTGATGCTAATTCAGATGGAGcctgcaggagaggggaggaagtggCATTCAATGATCCTGTTCTgtagactttttcttttctttaaccaAATTCAAAGTATGTTACAAAAAACCTAGCCActtggtggttttgtttttttttaagtgaagaaaaggaACCTAGTTGCTgacatctttcatttttaaaataacgaGATGTTTTCTGAGTAATCCGACGAAGGAAGAACTTTTGATGGGAGCCGGATTACGTTAGGAACGTTAGCAGGCTGAATATTTCACCTCCTGTAAGTCAGAATGGCTTCGTTTCTTCCTTTGGTGGGTCCCTGCTTCTTTCTGGTGCTCTGGAAGTTGTCAAGAGGAAAGGATTCTAATTTCAGTTAATTGTGCAGTGAACTAATCTCACACACTTTTCAGCTTCCAGGCAGCTTAGAAAAGACAAATGGTCTTAGTAGATAAGGAGAGCCTCttaatgttgttttttaaaacaaacacagggACGTTTTTAttatggatttgattttttttaatggttgtttttaaaaagatataaataggACACCAAAGCTgtagggtttttgtttggtttggttttttccctCTACTCAAGATAGCAAATAAGTGGCCAGCAATATTTTTTAACTCATTCCAaccatgattatttttttataCGTTGCCTAAGTCTCTGCCAACCAGAAAAcctgctctgctttcttttctcaaatGAGATCAACGAGTCCTTTTCATTTTAGCATTAAAATCGATCCACTGTGCTCAATCGCTCATCACCTGTCTTCAACTCCCTTGACAttgaaattgacattttaaaaacatgcaacTAAGTGGTTAATAAATAGTGTGTGATGTTCAGAGTTGATGTAAACTTGAAAGGTTGTATGTGGTTGCTTTTGGGGTTTTGattaggttttggttttgttttgttttttttaattttatactttcaaaTAAACTTgcagtttcattctttctgttgtgGTTCTTAACCCACTTCTCTATGGTGATATAAAGAGCGGACAGCCACGTTTGTCATGGTTTCTGCAATGGATTTATGCCctaataaaatgaggaaaaggaacaaTATGGATGGGACCTCAAAATGTGATGGGCGTTTAAGGATTCCACAGCTGGGGTGGTTGGAGTATGGAGGTAAAGCCATGGACACCAGGTAGTGTCAAAGGCCCTGGGGTGTCAGTTCAGAAGGTGGACTTTAACCAGGCCCACTCTGCCCAGTGGGCACTTCACTACGGCACTGTTTGAGGGAAAGGGGCAAGCTGGCTGTGATAACTGAAACAGATTCCAGCCACGTGTTCAGGGGCACGCTCTAACTCTGGCACAGGTGTGCTGCTAATTCGTTTGGAACCACAATGGCTCTAACTGGCCCTACCAGTGATGGGGATATCTTTGTCCTCTTATAAGTCTCATTTTATGCTACAGG
This Camelus ferus isolate YT-003-E chromosome 10, BCGSAC_Cfer_1.0, whole genome shotgun sequence DNA region includes the following protein-coding sequences:
- the LDLRAD3 gene encoding low-density lipoprotein receptor class A domain-containing protein 3 isoform X1 → MAGASPAPGSVTGCPTASTRAMRRNAMRKLRHQKLYNLSKITCLGSAELRFELKESDSRILITPQYSTTLLVEEMNVEYSISVREVLFVSPFANTDMETQRAKAKSKCGPTFFPCASGIHCIIGRFRCNGFEDCPDGSDEENCTANPLLCSTARYHCKNGLCIDKSFICDGQNNCQDNSDEESCESSQEPGSGQVFVTSENQLVYYPSITYAIIGSSVIFVLVVALLALVLHHQRKRNNLMTLPVHRLQHPVLLSRLVVLDHPHRCNVTYNVNNGIQYVASQAEQNASEVGSPPSYSEALLDQRPAWYDLPPPPYSSDTESLNQADLPPYRSRSGSADSASSQAASSLLSVEDTRHSPGQPGPPGGTTEPRDSVPSQGTEEV
- the LDLRAD3 gene encoding low-density lipoprotein receptor class A domain-containing protein 3 isoform X2; the encoded protein is MAGASPAPGSVTGCPTASTRAMRRNAMRKLRHQKLYNLSKITCLGSAELRFELKESDSRILITPQYSTTLLVEEMNVEYSISVREVLFVSPFANTDMETQRAKAKSKCGPTFFPCASGIHCIIGRFRCNGFEDCPDGSDEENCTNPLLCSTARYHCKNGLCIDKSFICDGQNNCQDNSDEESCESSQEPGSGQVFVTSENQLVYYPSITYAIIGSSVIFVLVVALLALVLHHQRKRNNLMTLPVHRLQHPVLLSRLVVLDHPHRCNVTYNVNNGIQYVASQAEQNASEVGSPPSYSEALLDQRPAWYDLPPPPYSSDTESLNQADLPPYRSRSGSADSASSQAASSLLSVEDTRHSPGQPGPPGGTTEPRDSVPSQGTEEV
- the LDLRAD3 gene encoding low-density lipoprotein receptor class A domain-containing protein 3 isoform X3, which gives rise to MWLLGPLCLLLSSAAESQLLPGNNFTNECNIPGNFMCSNGRCIPGSWQCDGLPDCFDKSDEKECPKAKSKCGPTFFPCASGIHCIIGRFRCNGFEDCPDGSDEENCTANPLLCSTARYHCKNGLCIDKSFICDGQNNCQDNSDEESCESSQEPGSGQVFVTSENQLVYYPSITYAIIGSSVIFVLVVALLALVLHHQRKRNNLMTLPVHRLQHPVLLSRLVVLDHPHRCNVTYNVNNGIQYVASQAEQNASEVGSPPSYSEALLDQRPAWYDLPPPPYSSDTESLNQADLPPYRSRSGSADSASSQAASSLLSVEDTRHSPGQPGPPGGTTEPRDSVPSQGTEEV
- the LDLRAD3 gene encoding low-density lipoprotein receptor class A domain-containing protein 3 isoform X4 — protein: MWLLGPLCLLLSSAAESQLLPGNNFTNECNIPGNFMCSNGRCIPGSWQCDGLPDCFDKSDEKECPKAKSKCGPTFFPCASGIHCIIGRFRCNGFEDCPDGSDEENCTNPLLCSTARYHCKNGLCIDKSFICDGQNNCQDNSDEESCESSQEPGSGQVFVTSENQLVYYPSITYAIIGSSVIFVLVVALLALVLHHQRKRNNLMTLPVHRLQHPVLLSRLVVLDHPHRCNVTYNVNNGIQYVASQAEQNASEVGSPPSYSEALLDQRPAWYDLPPPPYSSDTESLNQADLPPYRSRSGSADSASSQAASSLLSVEDTRHSPGQPGPPGGTTEPRDSVPSQGTEEV
- the LDLRAD3 gene encoding low-density lipoprotein receptor class A domain-containing protein 3 isoform X5, with amino-acid sequence MCSNGRCIPGSWQCDGLPDCFDKSDEKECPKAKSKCGPTFFPCASGIHCIIGRFRCNGFEDCPDGSDEENCTANPLLCSTARYHCKNGLCIDKSFICDGQNNCQDNSDEESCESSQEPGSGQVFVTSENQLVYYPSITYAIIGSSVIFVLVVALLALVLHHQRKRNNLMTLPVHRLQHPVLLSRLVVLDHPHRCNVTYNVNNGIQYVASQAEQNASEVGSPPSYSEALLDQRPAWYDLPPPPYSSDTESLNQADLPPYRSRSGSADSASSQAASSLLSVEDTRHSPGQPGPPGGTTEPRDSVPSQGTEEV
- the LDLRAD3 gene encoding low-density lipoprotein receptor class A domain-containing protein 3 isoform X6, translating into MPISVREVLFVSPFANTDMETQRAKAKSKCGPTFFPCASGIHCIIGRFRCNGFEDCPDGSDEENCTANPLLCSTARYHCKNGLCIDKSFICDGQNNCQDNSDEESCESSQEPGSGQVFVTSENQLVYYPSITYAIIGSSVIFVLVVALLALVLHHQRKRNNLMTLPVHRLQHPVLLSRLVVLDHPHRCNVTYNVNNGIQYVASQAEQNASEVGSPPSYSEALLDQRPAWYDLPPPPYSSDTESLNQADLPPYRSRSGSADSASSQAASSLLSVEDTRHSPGQPGPPGGTTEPRDSVPSQGTEEV